One Thermus sp. CCB_US3_UF1 DNA window includes the following coding sequences:
- the secG gene encoding preprotein translocase subunit SecG produces the protein MDLLYTLVILLYLGVAGLLVYLVLVQEPKQGAGDLMGASADLFSARGVTGGLYRLTIILGVVFAALALLIGLWPR, from the coding sequence ATGGACCTGCTCTACACCTTGGTCATCCTCCTCTACCTGGGCGTGGCCGGCCTTCTTGTGTACCTGGTGTTGGTGCAAGAGCCCAAGCAGGGCGCCGGGGACCTGATGGGCGCTTCCGCGGACCTCTTTTCCGCCCGGGGGGTTACGGGCGGGCTTTACCGCCTCACCATCATCCTGGGGGTGGTCTTCGCCGCCTTGGCCCTCCTCATAGGTCTGTGGCCCCGTTGA